One window from the genome of Nitrospinota bacterium encodes:
- a CDS encoding Do family serine endopeptidase — protein MAKFIFLIIVGILPLFLTSANPLLSSELSIRRNAIVLAVEKVSPAVVNINTEEIIKERINPFSAFREPFFEEFFRDFYKAFPQRNFKKQSLGSGVIINPKGYILTNAHVVSRATKINVTLSNKKEYQATVVGADVKSDLAIIKIDSKDKLPFARMGRSDDLLIGETIIAIGNPFGLSHTVTSGVISATRRSIKGPEDKIYHDFIQIDASINPGNSGGPLININGEVIGINTAIYQKGEGIGFAIPINKAKRIIDDLIAYGRVHEAWLGVAVQDITQRLAEYFNFKDEGVLISKIYKKSPADRSGLKVGDIIISIEDIVIKNKRDYRGQISAFTPDDKVKLTLFRHNKKLTKSITAKALPKNLALEIAKELLGVSVENITPSHIKKYRLFTKKGVLIKEVQKNSLAHRIGIEPGDIIRQIDQQRINNIEDFKKGIISARNRDSILLLVQRGSNGYYITLEL, from the coding sequence TTGGCAAAGTTTATCTTCCTTATTATAGTAGGTATCCTCCCATTATTTTTAACTTCAGCAAATCCTCTCTTAAGTAGCGAATTATCTATAAGAAGAAATGCGATTGTATTGGCGGTTGAAAAGGTCAGCCCTGCTGTTGTTAATATCAATACAGAAGAGATTATAAAAGAGAGGATTAATCCTTTTTCTGCTTTTAGAGAGCCCTTTTTTGAAGAATTCTTTAGGGATTTCTACAAAGCCTTTCCCCAGAGAAATTTTAAAAAACAAAGTCTCGGCTCAGGAGTAATAATCAATCCCAAGGGATATATCTTGACGAATGCCCATGTGGTATCAAGGGCAACAAAAATCAATGTAACGCTCAGCAACAAAAAAGAATATCAGGCTACGGTTGTTGGTGCTGATGTAAAATCTGATCTTGCTATCATTAAGATAGATTCGAAAGATAAGCTTCCCTTCGCAAGGATGGGTCGTTCAGATGACCTTTTAATCGGGGAAACGATTATCGCGATAGGAAATCCCTTTGGTCTCTCTCATACAGTAACCTCTGGAGTAATCAGCGCTACGCGAAGGTCTATAAAAGGTCCAGAGGATAAAATATATCACGATTTTATCCAGATAGATGCCTCCATAAATCCTGGGAATAGTGGGGGACCTCTCATAAATATAAACGGTGAGGTCATTGGGATCAACACGGCTATATATCAAAAGGGAGAAGGAATAGGCTTTGCCATACCGATCAATAAAGCCAAGCGCATTATTGATGACCTTATAGCTTATGGAAGAGTTCATGAAGCATGGCTAGGTGTTGCTGTCCAGGATATCACTCAAAGGCTGGCAGAATATTTTAATTTTAAGGATGAAGGAGTATTGATATCTAAGATTTATAAAAAGAGTCCAGCAGACAGAAGTGGATTAAAGGTTGGGGATATCATTATATCAATAGAGGACATTGTAATAAAAAATAAGAGAGATTATCGAGGGCAAATATCTGCCTTTACCCCTGATGATAAGGTCAAACTTACCCTCTTTAGACACAATAAAAAATTAACAAAATCGATTACTGCGAAAGCCCTCCCCAAAAACTTGGCTTTGGAAATCGCCAAGGAGTTGCTCGGAGTATCGGTGGAGAACATTACTCCTTCTCATATAAAAAAATATAGGCTTTTTACAAAAAAAGGTGTTCTCATAAAAGAGGTCCAAAAAAACAGTCTTGCCCACAGGATAGGAATTGAACCAGGAGATATCATCAGGCAGATAGATCAACAGAGAATAAATAACATTGAGGACTTTAAAAAAGGTATAATATCAGCTAGAAATAGAGACAGTATATTGCTTCTTGTACAAAGGGGCAGTAATGGATACTATATTACTTTAGAACTTTGA